From a single Maritimibacter sp. DP1N21-5 genomic region:
- a CDS encoding acetyl-CoA hydrolase/transferase C-terminal domain-containing protein has protein sequence MADQTTADAIAAQIIERTGGDIRLALPLGLGKPVTLVNALTRAVAARPDTRLSILTALTLERPDMSSDMARRFLEPAVDRLFGRYPTLDYAEMLRAGEMPPNIEVSEFFLLAGRWIGVPAVQRRYIPANYTHAYDVLASWRPNVLMQLLAPLGEDYSLSCNTDISADLLRERRAGRQDFIVVGETNAHLPALSGPEATLGRDEVDLCLDPGADFELFSVVKRPVGPTEHAIGLHVARTIRDGGTLQIGIGAIGDAVAHALKLRQSGAFPAIVGGRPGMSDDFDESGPFDIGLYGVTEMLVDGLLQLFEAGIVRREVKGAALHAGFFVDCRDFYRRLASLPENQREKIRMMPVSFTNQLYGGEAEKRAARTDARFVNAAMKATLLGGVVSDINGDAQEVSGIGGQFNFVEQAFALDGARAILTLPATRASKGETVSNIVWEHPHESVPRAYRDIIVTEYGIADLRGQSDEEAIARMLGITDSRFQDELLDKAKSAGKLDKAFRLPDAARRNTPQSVQDWLLPHDLPSFPFGTDFDETERRLLPALDLLSQTQGRPLAMARLVLSGMLASTPREFLARMDLDTAEGLSERALAWALTGALRKSEGRR, from the coding sequence TGACCCGTGCCGTTGCTGCCCGTCCCGACACGCGCCTGTCCATCCTGACCGCCCTGACGCTGGAGCGACCCGACATGTCCTCCGACATGGCGCGGCGGTTTCTGGAACCTGCGGTGGATCGCCTCTTCGGGCGCTACCCGACGCTCGACTATGCCGAGATGCTGCGCGCGGGAGAAATGCCGCCGAATATAGAGGTGTCGGAGTTCTTCCTCCTCGCCGGCCGCTGGATCGGCGTGCCCGCGGTGCAGCGCCGCTACATCCCCGCCAACTACACCCACGCCTATGACGTGCTCGCATCCTGGCGCCCCAACGTGCTTATGCAGCTTCTGGCACCGCTGGGCGAGGATTACAGCCTGTCCTGCAACACCGACATTTCTGCCGACCTGCTGCGCGAAAGGCGTGCGGGACGGCAGGATTTTATCGTCGTGGGGGAAACCAACGCACATCTTCCGGCGCTGTCGGGCCCCGAAGCAACCCTCGGTCGGGACGAGGTCGACCTCTGCCTCGACCCCGGCGCCGACTTCGAGCTTTTCTCCGTCGTCAAACGCCCGGTCGGGCCGACCGAGCACGCCATCGGCCTGCATGTCGCGCGCACCATTCGCGACGGGGGCACGCTCCAGATCGGAATCGGAGCCATCGGGGACGCCGTGGCCCATGCCCTGAAGTTGCGTCAATCCGGGGCCTTCCCGGCGATCGTCGGCGGCCGCCCCGGCATGAGTGACGATTTCGACGAGTCCGGCCCCTTCGACATCGGCCTTTACGGCGTGACCGAGATGCTGGTCGACGGCCTCTTGCAGCTTTTCGAAGCCGGGATCGTCCGACGGGAGGTCAAAGGCGCCGCGCTCCACGCCGGGTTCTTCGTCGACTGTCGGGACTTCTATCGCCGTCTCGCTTCCCTGCCCGAAAATCAGCGCGAGAAGATCCGCATGATGCCCGTCTCCTTCACCAACCAGCTTTACGGCGGCGAGGCGGAAAAGCGCGCCGCCCGCACCGACGCCCGCTTCGTCAATGCCGCGATGAAAGCGACGCTTCTGGGCGGCGTCGTGAGCGACATCAACGGGGACGCGCAGGAGGTCAGCGGCATCGGCGGCCAGTTCAACTTCGTCGAACAGGCCTTCGCGCTCGACGGTGCCCGCGCGATCCTGACGCTGCCGGCCACGCGCGCCAGCAAGGGCGAGACGGTCTCCAACATCGTCTGGGAGCACCCGCACGAAAGCGTGCCCCGTGCCTACCGCGACATCATCGTGACGGAATACGGAATTGCCGACCTGCGTGGCCAGAGCGACGAAGAGGCCATCGCGCGGATGCTGGGAATCACCGACAGCCGGTTCCAGGACGAACTCCTGGACAAGGCAAAATCGGCCGGGAAGCTCGACAAGGCCTTCCGTCTTCCCGATGCGGCGCGGCGAAACACGCCCCAGTCCGTGCAAGACTGGCTGCTCCCCCACGACCTCCCGTCGTTTCCCTTCGGCACGGATTTCGACGAAACGGAACGCCGCCTCCTCCCCGCGCTAGACCTCCTGTCGCAGACCCAGGGCCGTCCATTGGCAATGGCCCGATTGGTCCTCTCAGGAATGCTCGCTTCCACACCGCGGGAATTCCTGGCGCGGATGGATCTCGACACGGCCGAGGGGCTTTCGGAAAGAGCACTGGCGTGGGCACTAACAGGTGCGCTTCGCAAGTCCGAAGGACGGCGATAG
- a CDS encoding AI-2E family transporter translates to MRPDLRTLTFSLAIMLMLGWLLRVGQVVLLPVIIAMISLYVLASATNAIARIPVVGLLPTAVRRTIVLIAFTIGVVALFVYVINTFATVVNALPKYEENLDRLVLETAALVGIEDQPSWSSFYDATIGRFEIQSIVPVLLTSLRGFGGTLFLVVLYAAFLMAERLDLTGKLALALGDAEKQTRTVALLERINTRVGEYLSVKTLVNVILGALSYAIMLALGIEFALFWAILIGMLNYIPYIGSMIGVVFPVLLSLAQFGSLYMGAGVLVALTIAQLFVAGFLEPRMMSRAFNLSPFVVLLALAFWGALWGVSGAVLAVPLTATLVIVLAEIEATRPIAIMLSGSGKV, encoded by the coding sequence ATGCGTCCCGACCTTCGCACCCTGACCTTCAGCCTTGCGATCATGCTCATGCTGGGCTGGCTCCTGCGTGTCGGTCAGGTCGTGCTCCTGCCGGTGATTATCGCGATGATCTCGCTCTACGTTCTGGCCTCGGCGACCAATGCCATCGCGCGGATCCCGGTAGTGGGGCTTCTGCCGACCGCCGTCCGGCGCACCATCGTGCTCATCGCCTTCACCATCGGGGTGGTGGCGCTCTTCGTCTATGTGATCAACACCTTCGCGACCGTGGTAAACGCACTCCCGAAATATGAGGAGAACCTCGACCGGCTGGTGCTGGAGACCGCGGCGCTTGTCGGGATCGAGGATCAGCCCTCGTGGTCGAGTTTCTACGACGCGACCATCGGGCGGTTCGAGATCCAGTCGATCGTCCCGGTGCTACTCACCTCCCTGCGCGGTTTCGGGGGCACACTTTTTCTTGTGGTGCTCTACGCGGCTTTCCTCATGGCCGAACGGCTCGACCTGACCGGCAAGCTTGCGCTCGCACTTGGCGATGCCGAGAAACAGACCCGGACGGTCGCGCTGCTGGAGCGGATCAATACGCGTGTGGGCGAGTATCTCTCGGTCAAGACGCTGGTCAACGTGATCCTTGGCGCCCTCTCCTATGCGATCATGCTCGCACTCGGGATCGAGTTCGCGCTCTTCTGGGCCATTCTCATCGGGATGCTGAATTACATCCCCTACATCGGCTCGATGATCGGCGTGGTGTTTCCCGTCCTCCTGTCGCTCGCGCAGTTCGGGTCACTCTACATGGGGGCCGGGGTGCTGGTCGCGCTGACCATCGCGCAGCTTTTCGTCGCGGGGTTCCTGGAGCCACGGATGATGAGTCGGGCGTTCAACCTGTCGCCCTTCGTCGTGCTGCTCGCCCTGGCCTTCTGGGGGGCCCTCTGGGGCGTCTCCGGCGCAGTCCTCGCCGTGCCGCTCACCGCGACGCTCGTTATTGTTCTGGCCGAGATCGAGGCGACGCGGCCCATCGCGATCATGCTGTCGGGGTCGGGAAAGGTCTGA
- a CDS encoding DNA gyrase inhibitor YacG: protein MACPICSKPTNPEYRPFCSKRCADVDLGKWLNGSYRVPGEAPEDIDQAIDELEAELERRARDLH from the coding sequence ATGGCCTGCCCGATCTGCTCGAAACCGACCAATCCTGAGTACCGCCCGTTCTGTTCCAAACGATGCGCGGATGTAGATCTTGGCAAATGGCTCAACGGATCCTACCGCGTGCCGGGCGAGGCGCCCGAGGACATCGACCAGGCGATCGACGAGCTGGAAGCGGAGCTTGAACGCCGCGCCCGCGACCTGCACTAG
- a CDS encoding ribonuclease E/G produces the protein MKGSVIALDEIAGRKAAALIVDGKLDDFLIDPAGDAGPVPGAIFRAICDRPMKGQGGMFLRLPEGDKGFLRAAKGLAPGQPLLVQTTGWSEEGKAPGVTHRVLFKSRFAIVTPEAPGINISRSVKDEEVRVRLLEIAHEVMGDTEHGLILRSQAAVGSDDEVADDIAAMRDLALAVMGDGEGAEAELLVDGPDAHDLAWRDWPRPEILDDRAGSFERHNVDDMIHAFSSPRAGLGSDGFAYIEQTRALVAVDVNTGGDNSPAAGLKANIALAKDLPRQLRCRGLGGQITLDLAPMGKKDRRNFEQTLKSAFRRDPVETVLAGWTPLGHFELQRKRDRLPVKL, from the coding sequence ATGAAGGGCTCCGTGATTGCACTGGACGAAATCGCGGGTCGCAAGGCCGCCGCGCTGATCGTCGATGGCAAGCTCGATGATTTTCTGATCGACCCGGCGGGCGATGCGGGGCCGGTTCCGGGCGCGATTTTCCGCGCAATCTGTGACAGGCCGATGAAAGGGCAGGGCGGCATGTTCCTGCGCCTCCCCGAGGGGGACAAGGGTTTCCTGCGCGCGGCCAAGGGTCTCGCCCCCGGTCAGCCGCTTCTGGTCCAGACCACTGGCTGGTCGGAAGAGGGCAAGGCGCCGGGCGTCACCCACCGGGTGCTGTTCAAGTCCCGCTTCGCCATCGTCACGCCGGAGGCACCGGGGATCAACATTTCCCGCTCCGTGAAGGACGAAGAAGTCCGGGTGCGCCTTCTTGAAATCGCCCATGAGGTCATGGGGGACACCGAGCACGGGCTCATCCTGCGCTCGCAGGCTGCCGTGGGATCGGATGACGAAGTGGCGGACGACATCGCCGCGATGCGCGATCTTGCCCTTGCGGTGATGGGCGACGGAGAGGGCGCGGAGGCCGAGCTTCTGGTGGACGGTCCTGATGCCCATGACCTCGCCTGGCGCGACTGGCCGAGGCCCGAGATCCTCGACGACCGCGCAGGCAGCTTCGAGCGACACAATGTCGATGACATGATTCATGCATTTTCGAGCCCAAGAGCAGGACTTGGGTCCGATGGATTTGCATATATCGAACAAACGCGCGCCTTGGTGGCCGTCGACGTGAACACCGGCGGCGACAATTCCCCGGCAGCCGGTCTGAAGGCCAACATCGCCCTGGCCAAGGATCTGCCGCGACAGTTGCGCTGCCGTGGCCTTGGCGGCCAGATCACGCTGGACCTCGCCCCGATGGGCAAGAAGGACCGCCGGAATTTCGAGCAGACGCTGAAATCCGCTTTCCGCCGCGATCCGGTCGAGACCGTCCTTGCGGGCTGGACCCCGCTTGGGCATTTTGAGTTGCAACGCAAACGCGACCGACTGCCCGTGAAACTGTGA
- a CDS encoding nucleoside triphosphate pyrophosphatase: MTGQPRLILGSGSPRRAELIGTLGLTADEVRPPDVDETPRKGELPRVYCERVTADKIAAMELADGEVALCADTTVALGRRIMGKPADAGEAAEFLYLLSGRRHRVITCVAVKAGDRVWTRTVETAVKMKVLSDVEVNAYLATGDWRGKAGAYGIQGPAGAFIPWIQGSYTAVMGLPVAETAQLLIAAGFPLLEGWA, from the coding sequence ATTACCGGGCAGCCCAGACTTATCCTCGGCTCCGGCTCGCCCCGGCGCGCTGAACTCATCGGCACGCTCGGCCTGACGGCGGACGAGGTGCGTCCACCTGACGTGGACGAAACGCCCAGAAAGGGCGAGCTTCCGCGTGTGTATTGTGAACGCGTGACCGCCGACAAGATCGCCGCGATGGAGCTTGCCGATGGCGAGGTCGCGCTTTGCGCCGACACGACGGTCGCACTTGGTCGCCGGATCATGGGCAAACCGGCGGATGCTGGCGAAGCGGCTGAATTCCTTTATCTTTTGTCTGGCCGCCGCCACCGGGTCATCACCTGTGTGGCCGTCAAGGCAGGCGACCGCGTCTGGACCCGCACGGTCGAAACGGCGGTGAAGATGAAGGTTCTCTCGGACGTCGAGGTCAACGCCTATCTCGCGACGGGCGACTGGCGCGGCAAGGCTGGCGCCTACGGGATCCAGGGCCCCGCCGGCGCTTTCATCCCGTGGATACAGGGCAGCTACACCGCGGTCATGGGTCTGCCGGTCGCTGAGACGGCGCAGCTTCTCATAGCTGCCGGCTTCCCGCTTCTGGAGGGATGGGCATGA
- the infA gene encoding translation initiation factor IF-1, whose translation MAKEEMLEFPGVVKELLPNATFRVELENGHEIIAHTAGKMRKNRIRVLAGDKVQVEMTPYDLTKGRINYRFR comes from the coding sequence ATGGCCAAGGAAGAAATGCTCGAATTTCCCGGCGTCGTGAAGGAACTCCTGCCGAATGCGACGTTTCGGGTCGAGCTTGAAAATGGCCATGAGATCATCGCACACACGGCAGGCAAGATGCGCAAGAACCGCATCCGTGTCCTCGCAGGCGACAAGGTGCAGGTCGAGATGACCCCCTACGACCTGACCAAAGGTCGGATCAACTATCGCTTCCGGTAA
- a CDS encoding carbon-nitrogen hydrolase family protein gives MKIAAACYPLSRLADWDAYETKITRWIEEAAGRSADLLVFPEYGAMELASLSGATTLADQMQAVSAALPRAWDIQSRLAMRHGLHILAASGPVFAGARALNRAMFLGPEGGRAPVDKRVMTPWERMPMDMEPGRAPTLFDTALGRVGVQICYDCEFPLPTRAMVEAGMDVLLVPSATETLAGYHRVRIGAQARALEGQVVTVQSPTQGIADWCEVVDVNRGAAGVFCPPDLGLPDDGVLALGQEGVPGWTYAEVDLAALAHVRASGNVRTRRDWEEQAFRQEGTSAKGSASPISITRLR, from the coding sequence ATGAAGATCGCTGCCGCCTGTTATCCGCTGAGCCGCTTGGCGGACTGGGACGCCTATGAGACCAAGATCACGCGCTGGATTGAAGAGGCCGCCGGGAGAAGCGCGGATCTCCTCGTCTTTCCCGAATACGGCGCGATGGAGCTTGCGAGTCTGTCCGGGGCGACGACACTCGCGGACCAGATGCAAGCCGTATCTGCGGCCCTGCCACGGGCGTGGGATATCCAGTCCCGGCTGGCCATGCGGCACGGTCTCCATATCCTTGCCGCTTCCGGTCCGGTTTTCGCAGGTGCGCGTGCCCTCAACCGTGCGATGTTCCTCGGCCCCGAGGGCGGGCGTGCGCCGGTCGACAAGCGGGTCATGACGCCTTGGGAACGGATGCCGATGGACATGGAGCCGGGACGGGCGCCAACGCTCTTCGACACCGCGCTCGGGCGTGTCGGCGTGCAGATCTGTTACGACTGCGAATTTCCCCTGCCGACGCGGGCGATGGTCGAAGCCGGGATGGACGTCCTGCTTGTCCCCTCGGCCACGGAAACCCTTGCCGGCTACCACCGCGTGCGCATCGGCGCGCAGGCGCGGGCCCTTGAAGGTCAGGTCGTGACCGTGCAGTCGCCCACTCAGGGCATCGCCGACTGGTGCGAGGTCGTCGACGTGAACCGGGGGGCGGCCGGTGTCTTCTGTCCCCCCGATCTGGGTCTGCCCGACGACGGTGTACTGGCATTGGGGCAGGAGGGCGTTCCCGGCTGGACCTATGCCGAGGTGGACCTCGCGGCACTCGCGCATGTCCGTGCATCCGGCAATGTGCGCACCCGGCGCGATTGGGAGGAACAGGCCTTCCGTCAAGAGGGCACATCGGCCAAAGGCAGCGCATCGCCCATTTCAATCACGCGATTGCGCTAA
- a CDS encoding nuclear transport factor 2 family protein, producing MNDVVFAAFNAKDWDNVLAHVDPQCVLEIGPNNTLTGTAGAREIISYYLKFYEMRFISYHHFIDGNRSSTDATMRVKYLATEPGMPEARGQTADVPFACFGEVRNGKYTRIRMIFSFVDWLNIVS from the coding sequence ATGAACGACGTCGTCTTCGCCGCCTTCAATGCGAAGGACTGGGACAATGTGCTTGCTCACGTCGACCCGCAGTGCGTCCTGGAAATCGGTCCGAACAACACCTTGACCGGCACCGCAGGCGCGCGCGAAATCATCTCCTATTACCTCAAGTTCTATGAGATGCGTTTCATCTCCTACCATCATTTCATCGATGGCAACCGCAGCTCCACTGACGCCACCATGCGGGTGAAGTACCTGGCGACCGAACCCGGCATGCCCGAGGCGCGCGGCCAGACGGCCGACGTGCCCTTCGCCTGTTTCGGCGAGGTGCGGAACGGAAAATACACCCGCATCCGCATGATTTTTTCCTTCGTCGACTGGCTCAATATCGTTTCGTGA
- a CDS encoding nuclear transport factor 2 family protein codes for MAGTGNDIMDRAAVRSVVDRSWKAICTGNWEALAEITVDDVIMEFSEATFVRGRADARAFWQYYYANYRMHVTQMNIIPQGNMAAVEATLELTYHTTKPGLPPATGQKIVMPVAVFVTLREGKIARSRFVYSLADWMRIFHEQLMQKQDEGAR; via the coding sequence ATGGCAGGAACAGGCAATGACATCATGGACAGGGCGGCGGTACGTTCGGTCGTCGACCGGTCCTGGAAGGCGATCTGCACTGGCAATTGGGAGGCCCTGGCCGAGATCACCGTCGATGACGTGATCATGGAGTTCAGCGAGGCCACCTTCGTGCGGGGCCGCGCCGACGCCCGTGCTTTCTGGCAATATTACTACGCCAATTACCGCATGCACGTCACGCAGATGAACATTATTCCACAGGGCAACATGGCCGCGGTCGAGGCGACGCTGGAGTTGACCTATCACACGACGAAACCCGGCCTCCCGCCCGCCACGGGGCAAAAAATCGTCATGCCGGTCGCGGTCTTCGTCACCCTGCGCGAGGGCAAGATCGCGCGCAGCCGCTTCGTCTATTCCCTCGCGGACTGGATGCGGATTTTCCACGAGCAACTCATGCAGAAGCAGGACGAGGGTGCGAGATGA
- a CDS encoding low molecular weight phosphatase family protein: MPAPLPQSVLFCCDHNAVRSPMAEGMMKKYYGTEVYVQSAGVKSEMEVDGFSVAVCDEIGVPLSHHRARSFDQMQEWGDDLSQFDLIVALSPASQRKVLDLTRYHHLDVEYWPVMDPTGLGTRREEKLEAYRQARDQIRDRMISRFGPPSVP; encoded by the coding sequence TTGCCCGCTCCGCTTCCTCAATCGGTTCTCTTCTGTTGCGATCACAATGCCGTGCGTTCGCCCATGGCCGAAGGGATGATGAAGAAGTACTACGGGACCGAGGTCTACGTGCAGTCCGCCGGGGTCAAGAGCGAGATGGAAGTTGACGGTTTCTCCGTTGCGGTCTGCGACGAGATCGGCGTTCCGCTGTCGCACCACCGGGCGCGCAGCTTCGACCAGATGCAGGAATGGGGCGACGACCTGTCGCAATTCGACCTGATCGTGGCCCTGTCGCCGGCGAGCCAGCGCAAGGTATTGGACTTGACACGCTACCACCATCTTGACGTTGAATATTGGCCAGTGATGGATCCCACCGGGCTTGGCACCCGGCGCGAGGAAAAGCTCGAAGCCTACCGGCAGGCACGGGACCAGATCAGAGACAGGATGATCTCGCGGTTCGGACCTCCGTCCGTGCCCTAG
- a CDS encoding UPF0262 family protein, whose amino-acid sequence MNRITKIDIDDTGLAAPTPEIEQERKVAVFDLLEDNDFTPVGRDDRPTPDGPYALGLSIRDKRLVFDIKTEAGEPAGEFHLSLGPFRQVVKDYFQICESYFDAVKKLPPGQIEAIDMARRGIHNEGARVLMERLDGKATLDIDTARRLFTLICVLHWG is encoded by the coding sequence ATGAACCGCATCACGAAAATCGATATCGACGACACCGGTCTTGCCGCGCCGACGCCCGAGATCGAACAGGAACGCAAGGTCGCCGTTTTCGACCTGCTCGAAGACAACGACTTCACCCCGGTCGGACGGGACGACCGCCCGACGCCCGACGGTCCCTATGCGCTGGGCCTGTCGATCCGTGACAAGCGCCTCGTCTTCGACATCAAGACCGAAGCCGGCGAACCCGCGGGCGAGTTCCATCTCTCGCTCGGCCCGTTTCGGCAGGTCGTGAAGGACTACTTCCAGATCTGCGAAAGCTACTTCGACGCGGTGAAGAAACTCCCCCCCGGCCAGATCGAGGCCATCGACATGGCCCGGCGCGGTATCCACAACGAAGGCGCGCGCGTGCTCATGGAGCGGCTCGATGGCAAGGCGACGCTCGACATCGACACCGCCCGTCGCCTCTTCACCCTGATCTGCGTTCTGCACTGGGGTTGA
- the hisD gene encoding histidinol dehydrogenase, giving the protein MPVFLDTTDAGFEAAFQRLLSAKREDSPDVDDAVAGIIADVRARGDAAVLELTARFDRFDLTPATMRMTAEEIAAECAKVTPEERAALELAADRIRAYHERQIPDDQMWTDATGATLGWRWSAVSAAGLYVPGGLASYPSSVLMNAIPAKVAGVGRLVVTVPTPDGVMNPLVMCACQVAGVDEVYRIGGAQAIAALAYGTESVAPVDKITGPGNAFVAAAKRRVFGKVGIDMIAGPSEILVIADRENDPDFLALDLMSQAEHDESAQSILITDDAAFGKAVAQAVDKRLETLERRAIAGASWRDFGAVITVRDLDEAAALSDRIAPEHLELCVADPDALSDKITHAGAIFLGQYTPEAIGDYVGGPNHVLPTARSARFSSGLSVLDFMKRTTLSRMTPEALKSIGPAAERLAQSESLEAHGLSVRARLDALND; this is encoded by the coding sequence ATGCCGGTATTCCTCGATACGACAGACGCCGGTTTCGAAGCGGCGTTCCAGCGGCTCCTGTCCGCCAAGCGCGAAGACAGTCCCGACGTGGACGACGCCGTGGCCGGGATCATCGCGGACGTGCGCGCCCGCGGTGATGCGGCGGTGCTGGAGCTGACCGCACGCTTCGACCGCTTCGACCTCACCCCCGCCACCATGCGCATGACGGCCGAGGAGATCGCGGCCGAATGCGCCAAGGTCACGCCCGAGGAACGCGCGGCGCTCGAACTGGCCGCCGACCGCATCCGCGCCTACCACGAACGTCAGATACCCGACGACCAGATGTGGACCGACGCCACCGGCGCGACACTCGGATGGCGCTGGAGCGCGGTCTCTGCTGCGGGGCTCTACGTCCCCGGTGGGCTCGCCTCCTACCCGTCCTCGGTCCTGATGAACGCGATCCCGGCCAAGGTCGCCGGTGTCGGCCGCCTCGTCGTGACCGTGCCCACGCCGGACGGTGTCATGAACCCGCTCGTCATGTGCGCCTGCCAGGTCGCAGGCGTGGACGAGGTCTACCGGATCGGCGGGGCCCAGGCGATTGCCGCGCTCGCCTATGGCACCGAAAGCGTCGCCCCGGTGGACAAGATCACCGGCCCGGGCAATGCCTTCGTCGCCGCCGCGAAACGCCGCGTCTTCGGCAAGGTAGGCATCGACATGATCGCGGGCCCTTCGGAGATTCTCGTCATCGCGGACCGGGAGAATGACCCCGATTTCCTCGCGCTCGACCTCATGAGCCAGGCCGAACACGACGAAAGCGCGCAGTCGATCCTGATCACGGATGATGCGGCCTTCGGAAAAGCGGTGGCGCAGGCCGTGGACAAGCGCCTCGAAACGCTCGAGCGTCGCGCCATCGCAGGCGCAAGCTGGCGCGATTTCGGCGCGGTCATTACTGTGCGCGACCTGGACGAGGCGGCGGCACTCTCCGACCGCATCGCCCCCGAACACCTCGAGCTCTGCGTGGCCGACCCCGATGCGCTCTCGGACAAGATCACCCATGCCGGCGCCATTTTCCTTGGCCAGTACACCCCCGAAGCCATCGGCGACTACGTTGGCGGCCCGAACCACGTGCTGCCCACGGCCCGGTCGGCCCGGTTCTCGTCAGGTCTCTCCGTGCTCGACTTCATGAAGCGCACGACGCTGTCGAGAATGACGCCGGAAGCGCTCAAATCCATCGGCCCGGCGGCCGAACGCCTTGCGCAGTCCGAAAGCCTCGAGGCCCACGGTCTCTCGGTCCGCGCCCGCCTCGATGCATTGAACGACTAG
- a CDS encoding DUF2948 family protein, whose protein sequence is MTDARFEDGGDKPLRLLAADAEDLGVVAALTQDAVFPATEMSWRPAARQFALLLNRFRWEDAETAKTRSRPVERVQSVLLFDDVGKVQSQGVDQSDRDTIMSLLSLSWEAGEDGAGRMILTFAGDGAIALDCESINVTLKDVTRPYLAPSRKTPHHPE, encoded by the coding sequence ATGACGGATGCACGGTTCGAAGACGGCGGGGACAAGCCCCTCAGGCTCCTCGCGGCGGATGCCGAAGACCTCGGCGTCGTAGCCGCCCTGACGCAGGACGCGGTCTTTCCTGCGACCGAGATGAGCTGGCGTCCCGCCGCTCGCCAGTTCGCGCTGCTCCTCAACCGGTTCCGCTGGGAAGATGCCGAAACCGCCAAGACGCGGTCGCGCCCGGTGGAGCGCGTGCAATCGGTGCTGCTCTTCGATGATGTCGGAAAAGTGCAATCCCAAGGCGTCGATCAGAGTGATCGTGATACGATAATGTCGCTTTTGTCTCTGTCTTGGGAGGCGGGCGAGGATGGCGCCGGGCGCATGATCCTGACGTTCGCCGGCGATGGCGCGATCGCGCTTGATTGTGAGTCGATCAACGTCACCCTGAAGGACGTGACCCGCCCCTACCTCGCGCCCAGCCGCAAGACCCCCCATCACCCGGAGTGA